A part of Heliangelus exortis chromosome 3, bHelExo1.hap1, whole genome shotgun sequence genomic DNA contains:
- the IARS2 gene encoding isoleucine--tRNA ligase, mitochondrial — protein sequence MFGAWRAPPLSRAGAGARVRLRARAGAAAWGWARSAASEANSQQPSAERQQDSQYRDTVLLPRSRFPAQLPGRLQPETELETQQKCGFSELYSWQRQRKAKQEFCLHDGPPYANGDPHVGHALNKILKDITNRFHMMRGYRVHYVPGWDCHGLPIELKALSEVKGAENLSPIEIRQRARKFAERAIVKQKSAFIRWGIMADWDNCYCTFDPKYEANQLRVFYKMYDKGFIYQDYKPVFWSPSAKTALAEAELEYNEQHVSCSVYMKFPLIKSPPKLTSVINGSSPASVLVWTTQPWTVPANQAVCYMPDAEYSVVKCTTTGEYFILASDKVESTAAVLDKQFEVISTCKGVDLADGSCAHPTIPARVSPLLPANHVTMAKGTGLVHTAPAHGMEDYSVASHHQLPTDCLVDEGGFFTEAAGPELQKKNVLEEGNEAVIQMLKAARNLLKEEKYVHSYPYDWRTKKPMIIRASKQWFVNTADVKATAQDMLKKVKVIPTSAVNRMIEMLDRRTFWCISRQRSWGVPIPVFYQKNTGECLINSETITDVIKIVEQQGTDAWWTLPIEQLLSKQAVAKAGGNNVLDYVKGQDVLDIWFDSGTSWAHVLEGSEQRADTYLEGKDQLGGWFQSSLLTSVAARKKAPYKTLVVHGFTLGEKGEKMSKSIGNVVDPDVVINGGEDHTKDPPYGADVLRWWVAESNVFSEVLIGPVVLNAARDDINKLRNTLRFMLGNMANFNPETDSIPASEMYIVDQYMLHLLQDYGNKVTAAYKEYDYSKVVRLLQAFCSRNLSNFYFTLIKDRLYCEEEKDPKRRSCQTVLAESLDVVVRSFAPILPHLAEEVFQHLPYKKDSEGVFRTGWINASSAWKKPGIEEAIEGACAMRDSFLGSISGKNALEYEVVVVIEPGLLFELMEALQAEETSSVSQLNEIMMASQTTLLSELPKETPADADIIKGTFLINLEGGDIREESSYKVIALPTAKAKCPRCRRYTSSSSNTPCPRCLKVIAGQGST from the exons ATGTTTGGGGCCTGGCGGGCGCCGCCGCTGTCacgggccggggccggggctcGGGTTCGGCTGCGGGCCCGAGCGGGGGCCGCCGCCTGGGGCTGGGCGCGCTCCGCCGCTTCGGAGGCTAACAGCCAGCAGCCCTcggcagagaggcagcaggacTCGCAGTACCGGGACACGGTGTTGCTGCCGCGCAGCCGGTTCCCCGCGCAGCTACCGGGGCGGCTGCAGCCCGAGACAGAACTGGAGACGCAGCAG AAATGTGGTTTTTCGGAACTGTATTCATGGCAGaggcaaaggaaagcaaagcaggaatTCTGTCTGCATGATGGACCACCTTATGCCAATGGAGACCCTCATGTTGGCCATGCATTAAACAAA ATTTTGAAAGACATCACTAATCGTTTCCACATGATGAGAGGTTACAGAGTGCATTATGTTCCAGGATGGGATTGTCATGGGTTACCCATTGAGCTGAAGGCATTGTCAGAAGTCAAAGGAGCTGAAAATCTTTCACCGATAGAAATTAGACAAAGAG CCAGAAAATTTGCAGAAAGAGCAATTGTGAAGCAGAAATCTGCCTTCATTCGTTGGGGCATAATGGCAGATTGGGATAACTGCTACTGTACGTTTGATCCAAAATATGAAGCAAACCAGCTGAGAGTCTTCTACAAAATGTATGACAAG gGTTTCATTTATCAGGACTATAAACCTGTGTTCTGGTCCCCTTCAGCAAA AACAGCCTTGGCTGAAGCAGAGCTTGAATACAATGAGCAGCACGTCAGTTGTTCTGTGTATATGAAATTTCCCCTGATAAAGTCACCGCCTAAGCTGACTTCTGTGATAA ATGGATCATCCCCTGCTAGTGTGCTAGTGTGGACCACGCAGCCTTGGACTGTGCCAGCCAATCAAGCAGTTTGTTACATGCCAGATGCAGA ATACTCAGTTGTGAAATGTACAACTACTGGTGAATACTTCATTCTAGCTTCAGATAAAGTGGAATCTACAGCAGCTGTTTTGGACAAGCAGTTTGAGGTTATATCAACGTGTAAAG GTGTGGATTTGGCAGATGGTTCTTGTGCTCATCCCACAATTCCTGCCAGAGTCTCTCCTCTGTTACCTGCAAATCATGTGACAATGGCAAAAGGAACAGGATTAGTTCATACAGCCCCAGCTCATGGTATGGAAGACTATAGTGTAGCTTCCCACCATCAGCTACCCACG gATTGTCTCGTGGATGAAGgtggtttttttactgaagCTGCAGGTCCTGAACTTCAAAAGAAGAATGTCCTCGAAGAGGGGAATGAAGCGG tcattCAGATGCTTAAGGCAGCCAGGAATTTGTTAAAAGAAGAGAAGTATGTGCACAGTTACCCATATGACTGGAGGACTAAAAAACCAATGATAATTCGTGCCAGCAAGCAGTGGTTTGTAAACACAGCAGATGTGAAGGCTACAGCACAG GACATGCTGAAAAAAGTGAAAGTTATTCCTACATCTGCAGTGAACAGAATGATTGAAATGCTGGACAGAAGGACCTTTTGGTGTATATCACGGCAAAGATCCTGGGGTGTTCCAATTCCTGTTTTTTATCAGAAGAACACAGGAGAATGCCTAATAAACAG TGAAACCATCACAGATGTCATCAAAATAGTGGAGCAACAAGGAACAGATGCATGGTGGACCCTTCCTATTGAACAGCTTCTATCAAAGCAGGCTGTagcaaag GCTGGTGGTAATAATGTTTTGGATTATGTCAAGGGACAGGATGTCCTAGATATCTGGTTTGACAGTGGAACTTCCTGGGCTCATGTTTTGGAAG GTTCAGAGCAAAGAGCAGATACATACCTTGAAGGAAAAGACCAGCTGGGAGGTTGGTTTCAATCCTCTCTACTAACCAGTGtggcagcaaggaaaaaagcaccATACAA GACTCTGGTGGTTCATGGATTTACTCTTGGTGAGAAAGGGGAGAAGATGTCTAAATCTATTGGCAACGTGGTTGACCCTGATGTAGTTATCAATGGAGGAGAA GATCACACCAAGGATCCTCCCTACGGCGCTGATGTTCTCCGCTGGTGGGTGGCAGAATCCAATGTTTTCTCTGAAGTGCTGATTGGACCTGTTGTACTTAATGCTGCAAGAGATGATATCAACAAG CTTCGGAATACACTGCGCTTTATGCTGGGAAACATGGCTAACTTCAATCCAGAAACAGATTCCATCCCTGCTTCAGAGATGTACATAGTAGATCAATACATGCTGCATTTATTGCAAGATTATGGCAACAAG GTCACAGCAGCATACAAAGAATACGATTACAGCAAAGTGGTTCGATTACTGCAAGCATTCTGTTCCAGAAACTTGTCCAACTTCTATTTCACCCTAATCAAAGACAG GCTGTattgtgaagaagaaaaagacccCAAGCGGCGCTCGTGTCAAACTGTGTTAGCTGAGTCTTTAGATGTAGTAGTCCGATCCTTTGCCCCAATTCTTCCTCACTTGGCAGAGGAGGTTTTCCAGCATCTCCCTTACAAGAAAG ACTCAGAGGGTGTGTTTCGTACTGGCTGGATTAATGCAAGCTCAGCATGGAAAAAGCCTGGCATTGAGGAAGCCATAGAAGGTGCATGTGCAATGAGAGACTCTTTCCTTGGGTCCATCTCTGGCAAGAACGCTTTGGAATATGAAGTTGTCGTTGTAATTGAGCCTGGACTGCTGTTTGAATTAATGGAG GCACTGCAAGCTGAAGAAACTTCTAGTGTTTCACAGCTGAATGAAATAATGATGGCTTCCCAGACAACCCTGCTGAGCGAGCTACCTAAAGAAACACCTGCAGATGCAGACATCATCAAAGGGACCTTTCTAATTAACTTGGAAG GTGGTGATATCCGTGAAGAATCTTCATATAAAGTCATAGCCCTGCCCACTGCCAAAGCAAAATGCCCTCGCTGCAGGAGATACACTTCCAGTTCCTCAAACACTCCTTGCCCACGGTGCCTGAAAGTCATAGCTGGACAAGGGAGCACATGA